ATGTATAATTAATTTTAATCTGCTTTCCCTGAAGTGGCACAGTGTTACATAAATCGTCCTATTTTAAGATTAAGATGTTACAACGCTTTGGAGAAACTCAGTCCTAATCTAAACCTTATTGTCCATCGTTTCGATTCTCAGCCTCCAAGCAATATAACTTATCTCTTATTAGCTTTATGATAGCATAGGCAGTTATGCAGTCATGCAGCACAGTGCATCATTACTGTTGCAACTAAAGCAATGAGTTTTGTGGACCAAGGCCTTTCCATAtcaaaagcacacacacgtacagatgGCTAAACAGGCGATGACACCACCACCATATGTAGTGCCTGGAGGGTTATTTAATTACTATAGAGACCAAAATAAGTAACATGTGTGAGATGGACAGTATGGCAGCGTCTGTGCGTGCTGAAGTTAAAGAGTCAAATGAAACTCAGCCTCTAACCCATCTACAGCTGCTACACTATGAGGGCCTGAAGCATTTCAATAGAAGAATACCCATGTAATAACATAGAAAGCAGATGTTAATTCTGTGAAGCATTCACATGGAAATGAAAGGAGTTAACACTACCTACAACTGGCTAGGAAACGCATAAAGCATTTCTCATACATTGGACTGCTAGCATGGTAGTGTTACAGAAAGAGAGCTACATGTGAGATGGTGTTGGCCTGTGTTATGTGAAGAGTGCTAGTACTGAGACAAAAGGCTGTAGCCAGAAAGAACAGTGCATCGTTTCTATCAGTGAGAGGAAAATGGAGACTATAGGAAAAAGCATAAGGGAGGATCTGGTTGAGAATATGGGGGAATTTAATTCTTACTTAAGCTCAAACCAAGCCTTCTGTACCCTGGAAGGGTGAGAGAGAACAAAATATATGAGTAAAATCAAAGGTTATGTAGCTATGGCAGATAACAGGGAATGCCAACTTTCACTGAAGGGAGTGTTTTTTTCTCAGAAAGGTCAGCTCTGAGAAATATTATGACTGaatactgcatgtgtgtgttttagtcgtTGGGTACCAGACATGTAAGGCCACCTACCTTGAATCATAGTTATCAGAGTTCAAGTCAAACTTATAGGTGGGTGGAAAATTGAGGAGTCCTTCGTCAAACTGCTGCAGTACACGCACCGTCTTCTTCATCATAGTCAACTGAAGAATCAACAGGCAAAACAAACATACTAAAACAATCCACAAACGTAAGAAATCCACATAGAAAGACCACCAGAACTGGACTTCAGTACCTACCTGGTCCTTAGACCAAAGTAAGTGGAAGTTTTGGCTGGAAATACAGTTGCGAACGAAGTGCATTCCATGGTCTTCAATGCGAAAATTTAAATCTCCAAACCAAAAGACCACCCTAATTATTAAAAAGAGACAAAGTGGAATCAacaagacacagagaaagagcaAGCATCGTTTTTCAGAAACGAACTTATACTGACTTATGGTCTAGGATAGAACTGGGGCTTCTGCCGTCAAAGGACTGTGAATCCAGGATGTACTCAAACTCATCCACGCGTTCGGAGGCATATTTCATGTGGGCAGCTAGGTGACAGTTGAGAAAACAGAGTGCATGGCCATAGAAGGACAGACTGATGGTCACACCTCCTTTATTACCctgagtggaagagagagagagagagagagagagagagagagaaacccagTCAGTCCCAGAACATGGAGTGACCCAAGAGTTATTGATGAGAGCGAGAGAAGGTCGTCGggtttcagtgttttttttttttattactataATTGGGGCCCAGAACACACATATGTCTGCTGGCTTGGTAAGATCACACATGTGGTCACACGTTTATACAGGCTTACCCAATAGCCATAGATCCCAGTGCGGGTGTATGTGACCCGAATGTCTCTGATGAAGGGGACGTGGTCCAGCTCAGAAAATAACAGAAGGAGGAGACCCTGCATTCGTATGGAAGACACCTGAGCAAATAAGAGAGACAACATGGACCTATTATTTTCTTTACAAATTAGTTTTAAAATGCTGCTACTCAACCACAATGCTGCCAGTACATTCAGAACATGAACATAGCAAAATATTCCAAGCACAAAATCCACATGTAGTGGCCAGTACAGTAGCGAGAATCAAGCCATCTATATCCACCAATCACCTTTCTAAGAAGTAAGTCAAATTGCTACCAAGGCAACCAAAACATAGTTTATCTAGAGGAACATTCGCTAGAGAGGCCTAGAAGAAGATGTACTTTAACGTAGCCCAGTGGAGCCAGCGTGTTCATGAAGAGGCGAGTCCAAGAGTCCTCAAAGGCCAGGTCTGCCACAAACTTCAGGGGCGCTGCCCTCACTTCTTGTAGACTGGTGGTAACCAGATTAACAGGTCAGTCAAGAATATTCATACACAAGTTACAGTGTCACATACATACAATAAACATAGCTGAGACATCATTTGACTGGGCAAATGTGAATGTGAGACATCATTTGACTGGGCATATTTCTTATCTAATATTTGTTAATCAAAAGCAAGTTTATGTTGCAAAGTCAATATATTTCAGCATTATTGTCAAAATGAAGATAAAAGATATTGTACAAATGCTCTGCACAGATGGTTTGATCCGAGTCCAAATGCGACAGATTCACCCACCCAATGACGTAGAGATCCGGCTTGTGGGTGGAGCTGAGCTGTAGCAGTGAGCTGACATCATCAGGAGGCTCGGCTGTAGCAACATTCCACGTGACCATGTAGAGCCTGGAGGAAGAATGAAAGAAATAAAGAGGATTTATGGAAAGAATTCCACCAACACGATAATCCCAAGGACAGACTTAATAACTTTAATGTGAGGCAGCTTGTCCACAATGCCTTTCAGGTTCTTACCTCCTGAATTACCCATCTCACATGCTCCAGTCTTACTGGAAGCAGCTCCCCTGAAATTCCTAAACCATCTCGGCTAATCAGGTCACGACATACAAAGCAAAATGCCCTGCAGATTAGGATCTCACCCTGATCAATCCATCTTATGGCACAGACTTTGTTTTTCCCCCAGAAGCCAGCTTTCTACGTCTATACAGACCTCAAGACACAGCCATTCAGACAAAGACCGTTATTGTTGCCACAGAAGAAATAAATGCTGGAGTcaaggttttgttttggtttttctaatttcttcactttgcCAACATGCATTTAAAAGTAAACCTGAACTGTTCGTTCATGGGTCTCCTAGCAAGGTGAAAAGAAAAATCCTGTGGTGAGGCAGGCGAGGATGTTATTGTCAGGGTCCAGCTCATCCACTAAGTGGTTAGCAGAGCCAGATGTTGTCATGGAACCACACGTCTGCCCACGTACTGGGTCCCAACCCTGGCCACCATGTCTGAGCACATTCACACGTTTGTGCTGAAATGCATGCTAGGTTATGCAATCTATAGCATCCCAATGCTTAAGCCAACTTGAATTACCTTCATGTCGTCCCCCTCCCCAATGAACAGAATCCATTCATTCTGTCTGGTTTGTAATGAGAAACTTAATCACTGAAGTCTAATCCCCTACTTTAATATTACATCACTACTTTTCACTTTACCAACAATGTGAGATTATACTGTGTAAAAACAAACTTAAGTGTCAAAATAAAAAAGAGCTTGAACTCGAGCTCTTAATCATGAACTGCACCGAGAAACACTGGAGCACATTACCCAAGCAGAAAGAGACGATGGGCACAGCAGAAGGAGACGAAGCTCATAACTTAACCTGAAAGTGTCCATATTCTTGCTCTTCTGGTCCAGACAGACAGGGTCTTGGCCCGACAGGGTCTCCTGCTCGTTCATGCTCTTCCTGTCAAACATACAAGACGGTATTAACCAACCTAACGCCAGCTACGCTGGGCCGTAATCGGTACCAGCGGTACTAAACAGAACCTTTTGCGCACGTTTTTATCTCGCACAAATAAAAACAGAAGAAGCAGCGAGCGTCGTATCATGATCTCGACAATCACCCATCAACTACCGCGCAAGGCTGGTTTGCTGAATAAACTTCAGCCCAGACTTCACATCATATGATTGCAGATATTTGCAGACATGTATTTACTTCTGGCTATTGCCAACTAAATGTAACAAGTCCGCCATCAAGCCAGCTAGAGATAGTTATCGCAATTAACCAGCCTCGCCTCCACCACAACAGCCAAGCAAGATTATTACTAAAGCTAGAAAGAAAACATGATCAATCCAGCAGGTCATAGCGAACTACCTCGCACTTCGACTCGGCCTTACTGCGCAGCAAGAAGGTTTTTAATGCATTAGGGAATTAGGAGTAACTAAAATATCGCAGCCCACTTCCAATCTGTTTACAACACTGACGCGAGAGTGAAGTTTTGAACTTGCTcaatgaatttcaaaataagagtctCAAGCCGTAAGAGTTTTACGCCATGGCAACGCTGTATGACTTTCAGAGTCGTCAAATAGATGTGCTGTTCACATTACACAACTGGATAATAACTTGAATAGCACATTTGATTTCATAACTTGAAAGCAagtttaaatgtttttcctcAATAAGCTGTCAGTATAGTTCGTTAACCAGTCAACACtggtatgattttttaaaatcactTTTCATTCAAAATGCTCGATTCTTTTTAAATGTATGTTGAGATTTgcattttaatcccttcatatattgtttacattacagtattgatcaagcagcttatcataatccatatataatttgaccagtcttaaagtattaattaaacttctaatattaatcactttatgttttgcttacagtatagtattaatcaaatagctaattatcaagtgtgtctgagaaaaggcctgtatgctctgtcccatattccaagtgcctgtcgttttctaaaagaacaggatgcttaagaagaagaatacgaatgtatatcagtttgacaggaccaggaagcgaaggcctctctcccactcttagtaaggaaacatctgtatgtttaacgtatgtgatctacgtgcaactcctatgtatggaaccactattaagtctgtgaaaatcataattggcaaaagtcattgtaagatttagggaaaaaacaagatgagctcagcggattgtgaatgtcttagacaatcagcctttgtctaacaggctaggttagggaaagtccaaaagaaacgggggggcttatacccaggccacaatatatagaacaggaggaaaatgggtcgggcagagacctgcgcacagagccatagggtagagtagataggcttgtgtgtgttctctccagagcgctctgtatttttgtatacatttaataaaaggataaagacaagactggtaatgttttctcttgcaatcaacgagcatgctgtgctaggtgaaagaggatcaaagcacgACATGTATTACACTGTTCACTAAACTTTGTTAATAGATGTTATAACAGGAATACATATTAACAGGAACAAGTTAACAAATATACTTTTGTCATTTTACCTTAACTCGGACATCTAAGGGACGGTAACAAGAGAAACCAGTTACACCAGTAGCTTAATGAGAATATAAAAAAATTCAGCCATATCTATGGATCTTTGGTAGCCTAAAGTATAGAGATATAGGAAATTTAAACTCGTAAATGTCGATTCTGCATGAAGATAGTTAAGCAAATATCTATCTATACTAATGATGACATGGGTCTTTAGCAAATCATTTATTCATACGTTCAGAAACAATTTGCATTTTTATATGACCAAGAAGACAGCTCATTAAAAATGATGCTAGATATAAAAAATACATTAGGATAGCTATCACTAACATGGTCTGAGAAAACCACACAAAATCAACACAGTTTAGTCATGCGTGTTCTCTTTAATTAAGGGTTTGCGCCTTGATCGCACACGGGGAGCACGTTTCTTCTGCGAAGCCGGACCACGGCGGAGTCCACGCCCATCGCGGACCGCTTCGCACGCGCGTCGTCCACCAAGTGCATTTGTGAAGCCTGCAGGTCTTCTATGGTCTTCTCTGCAGACTCCAGGTGATGCTTCAGCATAGCGCTGCCCTGAAAGGCAGACTCAAAATGTACCACTGCACACTCAAACATAAAAGCTCCCGTTTCAAAGCTTATGTTTGAGAATGTGAATGTTCATGcataaataaactaaataacaTATTTATGCTACAACATGCTACAATTACCACTTCAATTTGAAATTATGTACAATTTTTGATCATGAACAAAATGTACTTCAAATATCTGCTATAGGTTGTAACTGGTGGTAAAGGCTAAATATCAATGTTCATGGTTATCATATTTACCCGTGATGGGTATTACAGTAGTAAGTGTTTTTACTGTGGACTCCACTACCTGTGTTAAGAGACGGGACTCTGGCAGCTGGGAAATTTGGTGTCTTCCGTACATCTGCACAACAGGCCTGTCCAGCCTCTCTCTGCAGAACAGGTCAACCTTGGAAACTGGGCCCTGCACCAGAAAATTACTGGACATGAAGGGATGGTGTTTCTCCTTATTGGAACATGTCGTTAATATTACAACATGGGCTACATGGGAATTTCATATAACTTGGTAAAATTCAAGTCATATAAGAAATTATTTTTGTTGGGTTCCTTGTCATTTTACTTTGCTTTTATCCCATACACTATACCTTTTGCTTCATAAATATTCATGCACCACCTTCATGTTGGAAACAATAAATATGCTACACTCAAATTCTGAATTAGTAAAACTCCAATTTGAGTTTACTGTGTAGACAGCAGACATGAGTTAAGGACACCAGTGCATACCAGAACTCTGCCCTGGCTGTAGCTGGCACATTGCACCTGCCTCTGCTTACGAAAGATGGCCTGTCTCACAGATGCAGAGCTCAGGGCTAGTTGATTCTGATAAAAATGAGCAAGAAAAAGAAAGCATCACATGCATTTAATATTTCACTTTTTTCCACCTATGCAGTAAATATTTTTTATCAAATCAAATTCAGTGTTCCTTTCTGACAGggagtttttattttctttaaaataaaGACATAGTGTAAGCATGATTCTGctgatgtcttacagatgcttTATCTTACCTGCAGACTCACTGATTCTGATATTTTCCTCAATATGCCCTCGTTGACTGAGTGATGTAGGGTTGTCTGCTTAATGACCGCATCCCTCATGAGCTCCTTCACACTCTCCCGAAGTTGCTCCGATTTATGCAACACGTCTGATGATGACTCCAGTGCCTGTTTACACTCTGCATATTTGGAagcgtgtgtgttgtggaagGGGAAGAAACTGAGAACATGTATTTACCAACAGGACAATAAAGCTGCAGTAAGCATTTAAAAACATGATGAGCTAAACATTCCACATTTacaatatgattgcaattacaAAAATTGATGCACATAAAAAATAATGGCTGCAAAATGAATGCAGACATCTTGGTATGTAGGCATGTGTTTGGAACGAGGGTGCGaggacaaacaaacacacactgctcattGTGCATTAGTGCATTATCTTCTCACAGAAACACAGATTCTGCCACATTAATTTCAGCATGAGTACCTGCAGTTAGTGGTCCAGACGGGTCTGGTTGCATGGAtaaaggagagggggagggatgaATGGTTGCGGAGGCCGATCCGTGCTGAGGTAGCAGCTCTATTGCCCTGGACCTCTCAAAGGCACAAGCACAGAGTTGCCTGCTGCTCAGAGCAAGGGCCttgaacaaaacacacacaaacacctgctTGGGGGCACTCGTTTTAAACTCACCCACCTTGACATGTGCGATAAGGAACACACATTTAACAGAGTCAGTCTGATTGTCTGCTTGCCAATCCTGGTTACTTATTTGCAGTAAAGCGTTAAAGTGCACATTATATTAAAAGTAAAATTCCAGCCCAATTGAAGGACTTTTATTTGCATATAGTGATCTACTTTGGCTTATTACCTGCTGCTGAGTTAAAGTGTTTCTCAACATCGCTTCCAGGTTCCATTTCAGCTCCTTTAAAGTTTTTCTCTCGTGGCTGAGCAAAACATCTGCTCCGTCTTTTCTCTAAGAAtaatttgcatttttttctttatttgtacCAGTCTGATGGGAGCAAAGAATACAAGTATACAAATAATGAGCAGTATAAATGATGCAAGCGCGTTCATCACTCACCGCCTCGTTGGCGGTGGGTCTCAAAGTCCTCCCATCTGCACTCTGCTGGTTAACTAGTACAGCCTTCCTGAAGCTCCGAAGCAGTTTCTCCAGCCGTTCCCTCTGGTGTTCTAGTTTGGTGGCCTCCTGGCTCACCCTGCCCGCTTGCCTTCGCAAATGCCCCTCCACTTCCCGCACGTTGCGCATGTATTCGCAGGCCAAGCCAACACATGCCACCGCGCTTTGGTCGCGCAGGGCCGGCGGAGGAAAAGGGCCTTTCACAGCCAAAGAACTCAACTTTGATGACAAAAATAATATTGGTGTAAGGGAATTTATTATTATCCACTGTATATGAACAGTCAATCTGAACACTGACATTTTGTGCACCCTTATCTGTGCGTCTGCACCTTTCTCTATTCATCTTGCACTTTTACATTAGGCCTACTCTTACATCCaatcctctcctgataaggagaacactaCTCATACATGTTGTATTATTCTTAGCCATTGTCTTAAGACATCTTATATCTTCTACATTTAACTTATGAAACTTTAAACCCCTTTCATGACACCCCCGTGTTccgaatctgttctcctggctCCAGCTACAGAGCCCTGATGGCGATTATCAAACTAACCTAACAATTTGTTAAAATGTACAGGAATAAATACTAATTtaatataataaaattataTACTTTACCGAAGTCACCGCGGATTTTGGTCGAACATTACTTTTCTCATGGTCATCAAACTCCTTTTCCACGTTCTCGTTACCGCCGTGCGCCACTAAATCTGGGAGTCTGGACTTAAAGGGTCTTCGGTACCGAGCCGCGGAGCTGAGCGCTGCCGTGTGGGACCGACGCACCAAGTGTTGGGCCCGCTGAACACAGCGCAGGGTCCCATCTCGCCAAGGTGGAGGCCCGACGGCCACTGAAGGAAATGGAGCCGACTGAACAAGTTCTCTCATGAGTACCAAGATGTTTTAAATCACGATTTAATTAAAACTTTAGTAGAATCACGCCACCCTACATAGTACAGTTACTGTACCAAAGTGTTTTTAGTTTCCAAAGCAACAGAAATGCGCTCCAGGCTCCAGGAATACGAGATGGCAACGAGCTATTCAGTAGAGATCACGTTACCTTGCAGCGGGACACGCTCCACGGGACCAAAATAGTGGACCCTTCGGTCTTCTTAACGCATTAAAAGAGGACACGTTTGTTTTGGCA
This sequence is a window from Brachyhypopomus gauderio isolate BG-103 chromosome 16, BGAUD_0.2, whole genome shotgun sequence. Protein-coding genes within it:
- the tektl1 gene encoding tektin-like protein 1 encodes the protein MRELVQSAPFPSVAVGPPPWRDGTLRCVQRAQHLVRRSHTAALSSAARYRRPFKSRLPDLVAHGGNENVEKEFDDHEKSNVRPKSAVTSLSSLAVKGPFPPPALRDQSAVACVGLACEYMRNVREVEGHLRRQAGRVSQEATKLEHQRERLEKLLRSFRKAVLVNQQSADGRTLRPTANEARKDGADVLLSHERKTLKELKWNLEAMLRNTLTQQQALALSSRQLCACAFERSRAIELLPQHGSASATIHPSPSPLSMQPDPSGPLTAECKQALESSSDVLHKSEQLRESVKELMRDAVIKQTTLHHSVNEGILRKISESVSLQNQLALSSASVRQAIFRKQRQVQCASYSQGRVLGPVSKVDLFCRERLDRPVVQMYGRHQISQLPESRLLTQGSAMLKHHLESAEKTIEDLQASQMHLVDDARAKRSAMGVDSAVVRLRRRNVLPVCDQGANP
- the inpp5ka gene encoding inositol polyphosphate 5-phosphatase Ka isoform X2, which encodes MVTWNVATAEPPDDVSSLLQLSSTHKPDLYVIGLQEVRAAPLKFVADLAFEDSWTRLFMNTLAPLGYVKVSSIRMQGLLLLLFSELDHVPFIRDIRVTYTRTGIYGYWGNKGGVTISLSFYGHALCFLNCHLAAHMKYASERVDEFEYILDSQSFDGRSPSSILDHKVVFWFGDLNFRIEDHGMHFVRNCISSQNFHLLWSKDQLTMMKKTVRVLQQFDEGLLNFPPTYKFDLNSDNYDSSGKKRKPAWCDRILWRLKTKALPPKDVSEDNKVDGVVDDAARQQKIMSEEVVDEYPLNLAQDVYTSNMEYAISDHKPVIGIFSLELRKLYDSPLVRLSAEGEWSADLDAMVTYSQLQPFPSSTWDWIGLYKVGFKSIYDYITYTWVKDNQVSFNDGLVQVYVCKEEIPVIGGECVLCYYSSNLQCIVGISEPFTVHASRAVVEEGFWPKDTDWSSQ
- the inpp5ka gene encoding inositol polyphosphate 5-phosphatase Ka isoform X1, coding for MVTWNVATAEPPDDVSSLLQLSSTHKPDLYVIGLQEVRAAPLKFVADLAFEDSWTRLFMNTLAPLGYVKVSSIRMQGLLLLLFSELDHVPFIRDIRVTYTRTGIYGYWGNKGGVTISLSFYGHALCFLNCHLAAHMKYASERVDEFEYILDSQSFDGRSPSSILDHKVVFWFGDLNFRIEDHGMHFVRNCISSQNFHLLWSKDQLTMMKKTVRVLQQFDEGLLNFPPTYKFDLNSDNYDSRVQKAWFELNGKKRKPAWCDRILWRLKTKALPPKDVSEDNKVDGVVDDAARQQKIMSEEVVDEYPLNLAQDVYTSNMEYAISDHKPVIGIFSLELRKLYDSPLVRLSAEGEWSADLDAMVTYSQLQPFPSSTWDWIGLYKVGFKSIYDYITYTWVKDNQVSFNDGLVQVYVCKEEIPVIGGECVLCYYSSNLQCIVGISEPFTVHASRAVVEEGFWPKDTDWSSQ